In Zygosaccharomyces rouxii strain CBS732 chromosome E complete sequence, the DNA window ACCACCTTTGGCGCAGGATGCATCTAAGcaagatggtaaatctagtggcttttctttcaatagATTAAGCCAAGGTGCTCAACCACCTTCTTTGGGAGCATCTGCACCAGTTGCGGCTCCTTCAGCTCCTACTTTCAGTTTTGGTAGTGGGGCTAATGATAAACCACCTGCATCCAATGGTCCTAGTGTATTTGCCCCTACCCCGCAAGCGGCAGAGAAACCATTTCCATTTTCGAGACCAAATTCCAATCCATCCTGGCCTAGTCAACCAGGTTCTGCAGCAAGTGCACCAGGTGATAACCCAccatcaatgaattttaaGTTCGGTTCAGGCTCAGGTTCTTCGATGCCTGCTGCTGCTCCACCACCGGCATCGACTAATCCTCTGGTTAGCAATCCATTTGTCAACAAACCTAGTGGATTTGCATTCGGAAGCAACAGTGCGGCCCCATTTGGTGCCTCTCAAGCTCCTAGTCCATCACCAGGTGCCCCTGCCCCAGCGTTCGGCAACGCTGCCAGTGTATCACCAGCATTTGGCAAGTCTGCTAGCCCACCAGTAATGCCAAATTTTGATCCTACAAAAAGAGCTTTTACACCCTCTAATTCtataaatttgaattttggtGGCAATGCTGCGTCTACAGATCCAAGCAGGATTTTTTCAGGAGGCTCTACAAATTCACAACCGATGCCAGGGACAGCTTCTACTCCTCAGCAGGTATTCGGTGGCTCACAACCACCTGCACCAATATTTGGGAATGGGCCACAACCACCTGTTGGTGCCGCTGGATTTAATGGTGCCGCCCCAGGGATGCCATCGAATCCACCACAACCACCAATGTCGAATTTCCAATTACCACCTGGTAGAAGGCTAGCAAGAATGAGACAGTCGAGAAGAGCttgatttttatttttttcttttcctttcaTTTATTGTTTGTGCTTTCCTCgagttggaaaattgaTCGACACCGAGAAGCCTATCGCATTGTAAAATTGACAGAAAATTTCGACGACATGACGACTATTGATTAGAtcaattcaaagaagataaaGCTAAGGTAGTTCCTggttcaaatccaaatggaAAAGTTTAAACCGTTAATAGATGAATGGGCAGCCAAAGTAAGTGCAAAGGTCCGTACAGAACCTACTAATGTGATTCACTTGCCTTCATTCCTACTGGGATGCTTTGTAACGGTAACGATCTTTAGTCTTATCCCGGTAATGAAACTATTTTTGGGTAGTTTACTATCAACCGTTGTTACACTACTCAAATATTTGGTTATTGGAGGTGGTATTATAGCTTGCATAATGGTTATTACAACCAGGGGTGGTGAAGACACAAGTAAGAGCAAGTCACTGCGACATGACAAACAAGAGTTACtaccaaagaaggaacaGATTCCTAAAGTTAAACCTACTGCGGTTCCACAGCCTCTTCCACAGGCTACGGTGTATCCTCCACATGATGGATCAGGTTTAGTTAAAGATGATTTTGAAGGCATTAGACATTGCGACATTTCAATCGCTAGTTCACAGCACCAAAATCGTAGGAAGGTTCCTACAGATGAACGCGCATATAACAGTTTTATCAATAGGGCTGCTATGAAGAACGTTGCTGGATGAAAATGTAGTAGGAGAGTAAGTAATTGTGCATACGGATGAAAACGCTTTAAAAATTATACACCTATTAAAACATTTAGTTTTAGTTTGTTTGATTGATCATAAAGACTgatctttattttttttataataCTAATAGAAGATGGATTTGAGGGCCGGTTTTGTCTTTAATTTCTTAACCTCCTTTAAATTTGTctttatttattattcATTGATTTAATGAGTCTCACctggaatttcaaagacGATTTGTTTGCCGGTCAACTTGTTGTAAACAGCTTGGAAGGACTCTAATTTGTAGTCAACTTGTTGAACGTCTTTAGAATCCAACAAGATCTTTTGGATCTTGTTACCACCAACCAAGTATCTAACTCTCTTACCGACGATTTCAGTTGGGAAAACCATATCTTCCAAGATTTTGTCATGGACAGCGGTCAAAGTTCTAGATCTAGGTCTCTTTTGCAATTGTCTAGATCTTCTAGATGGCTTTGGcaagattcttctttcagCCAAGAAGATGACATGACGGTCAGggaatttcttttccaattcacgGGTCAATTTGGTTTGGACCTTGTGGTAAGCGTTCAAAGATGGAACTGGAACGAAGATAGCTAGAGCCTTCTTACCACCAGCAACTTCGATTTCTCTGATGGATCTGAATTGCAATGGTCTCAATTCAGCTTTCAACTCTGGAGAAGAGTTTTCCAATTCGGTGAAAGCATGAGCCACTTgcaattccaattcagtTGGAGCCTGAGACAAAATCTTGGTGTGAGTAGACATCGTCGTCGTTCTAAAAAACTTTGTACTTGGCTTAAGGTGGACCTTGACtattcaccaatttcaccttcaatATTCACCAATATTGGGTATCGATGGGCttttttttgatgaaattattcACTTTGGAAAGAGTGCGTCGGGGGAGGGAGCATGAGGTCTCTGCGCGAGGAGGACCCGAAGGTAGATGCTAGGCGGATGCTGGGCAGAAGCTAGGAAGACCGAGGATGCGATGCTGGGGGGATCGCTAGGTGGGAGCTGTTACTTCCTCCACGGAGGGTTGCAGGGACTCTCCGCCTATTCCCTTTGCTTCGCGGCGTACTCCCTCCACCTAACTAGCACACGCAATCAAAATTCGCGTCTTGAttaaaaaatacaaaatttCAGATAATGTACGGGTGCACGGATATACGAAAACTGAGTGTACGGGT includes these proteins:
- a CDS encoding uncharacterized protein (some similarities with uniprot|Q12274 Saccharomyces cerevisiae YOR097C), translating into MEKFKPLIDEWAAKVSAKVRTEPTNVIHLPSFLLGCFVTVTIFSLIPVMKLFLGSLLSTVVTLLKYLVIGGGIIACIMVITTRGGEDTSKSKSLRHDKQELLPKKEQIPKVKPTAVPQPLPQATVYPPHDGSGLVKDDFEGIRHCDISIASSQHQNRRKVPTDERAYNSFINRAAMKNVAG
- the RPS7A gene encoding 40S ribosomal protein eS7 (highly similar to uniprot|P26786 Saccharomyces cerevisiae YOR096W); this translates as MSTHTKILSQAPTELELQVAHAFTELENSSPELKAELRPLQFRSIREIEVAGGKKALAIFVPVPSLNAYHKVQTKLTRELEKKFPDRHVIFLAERRILPKPSRRSRQLQKRPRSRTLTAVHDKILEDMVFPTEIVGKRVRYLVGGNKIQKILLDSKDVQQVDYKLESFQAVYNKLTGKQIVFEIPGETH